One segment of Parvularcula sp. IMCC14364 DNA contains the following:
- a CDS encoding alkaline phosphatase, with product MTRLTRRGFLSTTAGAAGAGLTACTTLTATAPLYQGEVTFRHGVASGDPLTDRVILWTRVTSDAVDASVPVLWQVYEDQALEKPVTSGVAMTSAARDYTVKVDATGLVAGQVYYYRFSVNTPEGIQHSATGRTRTLAASGQAPVRFAVVSCSNYPFGYFNVYREIGKQADLDAVIHLGDYIYEYGRDGYGGDVGERLGRNHIPPTEIISLADYRTRHAQYKSDRDLQSAHAAAPWLCTWDDHESTNNSYRTGAQNHNDGEGDWTVRKQIATQAYLEWMPVRDPAPGRARESIYRKFDFGDIATVFCLESRLTGRSDEISWGAVLADKTPAEIPAAAFATMQAVADPARTMLGATQENWLAEGLEKSAKDKAWQVLANQVIMAKVKPPRFDQTLTDEQKAGLQGFAAQVVGFSRLQVPWNLDAWDGFPAARERLYAAAEKADARLVTLTGDTHTAWANTLYDDAGNTRGVEFGTTSVSSPGLGSYISNVPDLGQQFADANREVDWFKPDGHGWMLVTLTKQSAETEYHEVSAIDADDYTTSVVKKVSVERS from the coding sequence ATGACCAGACTGACAAGACGTGGATTCCTATCGACAACTGCAGGTGCAGCCGGAGCGGGATTGACCGCTTGCACAACGCTTACAGCGACGGCTCCCCTTTATCAGGGTGAAGTTACCTTCCGCCATGGTGTTGCCTCCGGTGATCCGTTAACGGACCGGGTTATTCTCTGGACGCGGGTGACCTCTGATGCCGTCGACGCAAGCGTGCCGGTTCTCTGGCAGGTTTATGAAGATCAGGCGCTTGAAAAACCGGTCACGTCTGGCGTCGCGATGACGAGCGCCGCGCGTGACTATACCGTAAAAGTAGACGCCACTGGTCTGGTCGCCGGGCAGGTTTACTATTACCGTTTCAGTGTGAACACGCCTGAGGGTATTCAGCACTCGGCCACTGGTCGCACACGGACCTTGGCTGCGAGCGGGCAAGCGCCTGTCAGGTTTGCCGTTGTCTCTTGCTCGAATTATCCTTTCGGCTACTTCAACGTCTACCGGGAAATTGGCAAACAGGCTGATCTCGATGCGGTTATCCATCTGGGCGATTACATTTATGAGTATGGCCGGGATGGCTATGGCGGCGATGTTGGTGAGCGGCTTGGCCGCAACCACATTCCGCCGACGGAAATCATTTCACTGGCTGACTACCGCACCCGCCATGCCCAGTATAAAAGTGACAGGGATCTGCAGTCAGCCCACGCGGCCGCGCCGTGGCTGTGTACCTGGGATGACCACGAGAGTACGAATAATTCCTACCGCACAGGGGCTCAGAACCATAATGACGGTGAGGGAGACTGGACCGTCCGTAAGCAGATTGCAACACAGGCTTACCTTGAATGGATGCCGGTGCGCGATCCGGCGCCGGGCCGCGCGCGCGAAAGCATTTATCGAAAATTCGACTTTGGCGATATCGCGACCGTTTTCTGCCTTGAAAGCCGTCTGACCGGGCGTTCAGACGAGATAAGTTGGGGGGCTGTTCTGGCGGACAAGACACCAGCAGAAATTCCGGCAGCGGCGTTTGCGACCATGCAGGCAGTCGCTGATCCCGCCCGCACGATGCTTGGTGCCACACAGGAAAACTGGCTGGCCGAAGGGCTTGAAAAATCTGCAAAGGACAAGGCGTGGCAGGTGCTCGCCAATCAGGTCATCATGGCAAAGGTAAAGCCGCCCCGGTTTGACCAAACCCTGACTGATGAGCAGAAAGCAGGGCTGCAGGGCTTCGCGGCACAGGTGGTTGGCTTTTCCCGCCTTCAGGTGCCATGGAACCTAGATGCCTGGGATGGTTTCCCGGCAGCACGGGAGAGGCTGTATGCGGCCGCTGAAAAAGCTGATGCCCGACTGGTGACGCTGACTGGCGACACCCATACGGCGTGGGCCAACACTTTGTATGATGATGCAGGCAATACACGCGGCGTCGAGTTCGGCACCACCTCTGTCAGCTCCCCGGGTCTTGGCAGCTATATCAGCAATGTGCCTGACCTCGGCCAGCAATTCGCTGATGCCAATAGAGAAGTGGACTGGTTCAAGCCCGATGGGCATGGCTGGATGCTGGTAACGCTGACAAAGCAGTCCGCAGAAACAGAGTATCATGAGGTTTCTGCGATCGATGCCGATGACTATACCACAAGTGTGGTGAAGAAAGTCAGTGTGGAGCGTTCTTGA
- a CDS encoding acyloxyacyl hydrolase gives MNLTRTLAVSLVSLAALGFTAAQAGIEEFRIGIAKHDVELTGDDPRESGVNIQPQIVFTSPDFLRFIASPNPYLIASINTDGETNFAGGGLLYKRDFGQSDWFWELDGGLVYQDGRTDLPPPIEAAERERILATEITFGSELQFHFVAGVGKAVSDKWDVQAYFEHLSHGQILGDTEKNEGVENVGLKFGRRFR, from the coding sequence ATGAACTTGACCAGAACACTTGCCGTTTCACTGGTTTCACTGGCCGCGTTGGGCTTCACCGCCGCGCAGGCAGGGATCGAGGAATTTCGAATCGGCATCGCCAAGCACGACGTGGAACTGACGGGCGACGATCCGCGCGAGAGCGGCGTCAACATTCAACCGCAAATCGTCTTTACGTCGCCGGATTTCCTGCGCTTCATTGCGTCACCCAATCCTTATCTGATCGCGTCCATCAACACAGATGGCGAGACCAATTTCGCTGGCGGCGGCCTCCTCTACAAGCGGGACTTTGGTCAGTCGGACTGGTTCTGGGAGCTGGATGGCGGTCTTGTCTATCAGGATGGTCGCACCGATCTGCCGCCACCAATCGAAGCAGCAGAGCGCGAGCGCATTCTGGCAACAGAAATTACTTTCGGATCAGAATTGCAATTCCACTTTGTGGCGGGCGTTGGCAAGGCCGTGTCCGACAAATGGGATGTACAAGCCTATTTCGAGCATCTTTCTCACGGCCAGATTCTCGGCGACACAGAGAAGAACGAGGGCGTCGAGAATGTCGGCCTCAAATTCGGGCGTCGCTTCCGTTAG
- a CDS encoding PhzF family phenazine biosynthesis protein codes for MTEYDIYQADAFADEVFKGNPAAVVPLQEWLPDETLQAIAIENNLSETAYVIDRGQGKYDLRWFTPGAEVDLCGHATLATAHILCTELGATASTLKFATRSGELVVSRDGQVFMMDFPAYLNRQEATDQIDLIEQAIGVWPLEVWSDAFLLAILPDAGTVRELQPDIFRIEQLRHHAHDGCLLVTAPGDDGFDFVSRFFAPGVGILEDPVTGSAHCMTAPYWAEKLGMSDLSAFQASPRGGKVQCLVKGDRVILRGQAVTYLRGRISF; via the coding sequence ATGACCGAGTACGATATCTATCAGGCAGATGCTTTTGCCGATGAAGTGTTCAAAGGTAACCCTGCAGCGGTGGTGCCGCTGCAGGAATGGCTACCGGATGAAACGCTGCAGGCAATCGCAATCGAGAACAATCTCTCGGAAACGGCCTATGTCATTGACAGGGGGCAGGGCAAATATGACCTGCGCTGGTTTACGCCGGGCGCAGAAGTTGACCTCTGCGGTCATGCGACACTGGCAACAGCACATATTCTTTGTACAGAGCTGGGGGCGACTGCATCCACGCTCAAATTCGCAACGCGCAGTGGTGAGCTTGTTGTTTCGCGTGACGGGCAGGTATTCATGATGGACTTCCCGGCCTATCTGAACCGACAAGAAGCAACGGACCAGATTGATTTGATTGAACAGGCGATTGGCGTTTGGCCACTGGAAGTCTGGTCAGATGCGTTTCTGCTGGCCATCCTGCCAGACGCCGGAACAGTGCGAGAGTTACAGCCGGATATCTTCCGTATTGAGCAATTAAGGCACCATGCGCATGACGGCTGCCTGTTGGTGACAGCGCCGGGCGATGACGGGTTTGATTTTGTTTCCCGGTTTTTCGCGCCAGGGGTCGGCATTCTCGAAGACCCTGTCACAGGGTCCGCCCATTGTATGACAGCCCCATACTGGGCTGAAAAACTGGGCATGTCAGACTTGTCTGCGTTTCAGGCGTCGCCACGCGGCGGCAAGGTTCAGTGTCTGGTGAAAGGCGACCGCGTGATCCTGCGTGGGCAGGCGGTGACTTACTTGCGCGGCCGGATCAGTTTCTGA
- a CDS encoding phosphoserine transaminase, with amino-acid sequence MTLQKPAITPDRPFFSSGPCAKRPGWSLANLENAQLGRSHRSKPGKARLKDAIDKTRKVLGVPDEYLIGIVPASDTGAVEMAMWSLLGERPVSVLAWESFGEGWVTDAVKQLKIDPVVLRADYGEIPDLAQVDPSHDIVFTWNGTTSGVRVPGADWIRADREGLTICDATSAAFAQDLDWPKLDVVTYSWQKVMGGEAAHGMLILGPRAVDRLESYTPPWPLPKIFRLTKGGKLNASIFEGATINTPSMLCVEDYIDALDWAESLGGLSALQARANANLAALENWVARTEWVDFLCADEAIRSNTSVTLKITDSRVAAMSADAQRAFVKQMEKHLEVEKAAFDIGGYRDAPPGLRIWCGATVETRDVENLTPWLDWAFETALAAE; translated from the coding sequence ATGACTTTACAGAAGCCGGCAATCACGCCGGATAGACCCTTTTTTTCATCCGGCCCTTGCGCCAAGCGCCCCGGATGGTCTCTCGCAAATCTGGAAAATGCCCAGCTGGGGCGGTCTCACCGGTCAAAGCCGGGCAAGGCACGTCTGAAGGACGCCATCGACAAGACCCGCAAGGTTCTGGGCGTACCAGATGAGTATCTTATCGGCATTGTCCCGGCGTCTGACACAGGGGCTGTGGAAATGGCCATGTGGAGCCTCTTGGGGGAGCGCCCTGTCTCCGTGCTAGCCTGGGAAAGTTTCGGCGAGGGCTGGGTCACAGATGCTGTCAAACAACTGAAGATTGATCCAGTGGTCTTGCGGGCAGATTATGGTGAGATCCCTGATCTTGCACAGGTTGATCCGTCCCATGACATTGTCTTTACCTGGAATGGCACGACTTCCGGTGTCCGGGTGCCGGGTGCTGACTGGATCAGGGCAGATCGCGAAGGGCTGACCATCTGCGACGCGACATCAGCTGCCTTTGCGCAGGACCTGGACTGGCCGAAGCTCGATGTTGTCACATACTCATGGCAGAAAGTAATGGGCGGTGAAGCAGCCCATGGTATGCTCATTCTCGGTCCGCGTGCTGTTGACCGGCTGGAAAGCTATACGCCGCCCTGGCCGTTGCCGAAAATTTTCCGCCTGACCAAGGGCGGTAAACTGAATGCCAGCATTTTCGAAGGCGCGACTATCAATACTCCGTCCATGCTTTGTGTTGAAGACTATATCGACGCGCTGGACTGGGCAGAGAGCCTCGGGGGCCTGTCAGCGTTACAGGCGCGGGCAAATGCCAATCTGGCAGCCCTTGAAAACTGGGTTGCCAGAACTGAGTGGGTGGATTTTCTGTGTGCCGATGAGGCCATCAGGTCCAATACCTCCGTCACCCTGAAAATCACTGACAGCCGGGTAGCAGCCATGTCGGCTGACGCGCAGCGCGCGTTTGTGAAGCAGATGGAAAAACACCTTGAGGTCGAGAAAGCCGCTTTTGACATTGGCGGGTATCGCGATGCCCCGCCGGGCCTGCGTATCTGGTGCGGGGCCACAGTCGAGACGCGGGATGTGGAAAACCTCACGCCATGGCTTGATTGGGCGTTCGAGACGGCACTGGCGGCAGAATAG
- a CDS encoding DMT family transporter — translation MSEEQPQLSVLRDASVKDWLMLAALIFIGGSAFVCIKAAVQTAEPAVVSGVRLWVAALLLCGYAYASGRPLPGLLTVKDGKRQLDRRWRFMLAGGLIGYTIPFTLFPLAQQTVDSMLAGIYMAFMPLLTIVMAYFFAREPLTLSRITGFSLGTIGVIFLIGPAALQGIGSSDVTAQLWLIIANVCYAIYAVMMRWAPEMPARTFAAGTLLSSAIFATPLLLISGQDWTATDSTSWLAMIYLGIMPSGIAAIVIINLIRKNGAGFMAMANYVTPVVAIVMGMLIYAEPLKPTFLIGLLAILAGLAISRSRHLLGPGMGLQKLIRPRK, via the coding sequence ATGAGCGAAGAACAGCCACAACTCTCAGTCCTGCGTGACGCCTCGGTGAAAGACTGGCTGATGTTGGCGGCCCTCATTTTTATTGGCGGATCAGCATTTGTCTGTATCAAGGCGGCCGTACAGACGGCAGAGCCTGCTGTTGTCTCTGGTGTGCGGCTTTGGGTCGCCGCGCTTTTGCTGTGCGGCTATGCCTACGCAAGTGGCCGACCATTGCCAGGTCTTCTGACAGTGAAAGACGGCAAACGCCAGCTTGACCGACGCTGGCGCTTCATGCTGGCGGGTGGCCTGATCGGTTATACTATTCCGTTCACGCTGTTTCCACTGGCGCAGCAAACGGTCGATTCGATGCTCGCCGGGATTTATATGGCTTTCATGCCCCTGCTGACGATTGTCATGGCTTATTTCTTTGCCCGTGAACCACTGACACTCTCACGCATCACAGGCTTCAGCCTAGGCACGATCGGCGTGATCTTCCTGATTGGCCCTGCTGCACTGCAAGGCATCGGCTCCAGCGATGTAACAGCCCAGCTCTGGTTGATTATCGCCAATGTCTGTTATGCCATCTATGCAGTGATGATGCGCTGGGCACCGGAGATGCCGGCCCGCACTTTTGCTGCTGGCACCCTTTTATCGTCGGCGATCTTCGCAACCCCTCTGCTGCTGATTTCAGGGCAGGACTGGACGGCGACAGACAGCACGAGTTGGCTGGCAATGATCTATCTCGGCATCATGCCCTCGGGTATTGCGGCCATTGTCATTATCAACCTGATCCGCAAGAACGGTGCCGGGTTTATGGCCATGGCCAATTATGTGACCCCGGTCGTGGCTATTGTTATGGGTATGCTGATTTACGCGGAACCCCTGAAGCCCACATTCCTGATTGGCTTGCTCGCCATACTGGCAGGGCTGGCAATCAGCCGTTCCAGGCACCTGCTGGGGCCGGGCATGGGGCTTCAGAAACTGATCCGGCCGCGCAAGTAA